One genomic region from Salvelinus fontinalis isolate EN_2023a chromosome 18, ASM2944872v1, whole genome shotgun sequence encodes:
- the LOC129815633 gene encoding protein-glutamine gamma-glutamyltransferase 2-like, with protein sequence MAQALDIARWDLECEFNNTDHRTELNGVERLIVRRGQPFTINLHLRSGVYQPDGSALDLTVETGPQPSDQYGTQASFGLTDQIDTSHWSAAITSPPGNMVSLSICSPPDAPIGRWRLTLGQGGRVDFVLLYNPWCTGDVVYMDSEEKLREYILAQDGIIYRGSWKYPIPTPWNYGQFEDGILNACLRILDMNPKCLRNPGKDASGRRNPIYVSRVLSAMVNCNDDKGVLLGRWNDDYDGGVSPLSWKGSVEILRNWDTNACQPVRFGQCWVFAAVACSVSRALGIPCRLVTNYNSAHDTNSDLVIERYVDENGQLVQKSRDMIWNYHCWVENWMTRPDLKPGFDGWQVMDPTPQEKSEGVYCCGPIPLKAIKEGELTYKYDASFVFAEVNADVHTFMKSKDGSTKKIISSVQVGLKISTKSVGSDRREDITHLYKYPEGSDEEREAFTKANHQNKLLQQQDNAGLLIVIKVSTEMRKGCDFDVFAVITNNTPNEKKCRLVFGSRAVSYNGILGENCGFKDLLNVQLAPGEEKRVALRMNYSKYAENLTEDNLIRLAALLLDYSTQEAYLAVRNVVLVNPEIKVRILGEPKENRKLAAEITLQNPLPVPLQNCCFTVEGSNLTGGQIFTERLNSTVEPGQDAKVKIYFTPTHSGLRKLVVDFDSNKLCHVKGYRNIIIGK encoded by the exons CACTGGACATTGCCCGATGGGACCTGGAGTGTGAGTTCAACAACACAGACCACCGCACGGAGCTCAACGGGGTGGAGCGCCTCATCGTGAGAAGGGGCCAGCCGTTCACCATCAACCTGCACCTCCGCTCGGGCGTCTACCAGCCTGATGGCAGCGCCCTTGACCTCACCGTAGAGACAG GTCCCCAGCCCTCTGACCAGTATGGTACACAGGCCTCCTTTGGGCTGACCGACCAAATCGACACCTCCCACTGGAGCGCCGCCATCACAAGTCCCCCCGGGAACATGGTGTCCCTGTCCATCTGTTCCCCCCCGGACGCGCCCATCGGACGCTGGCGCCTGACCCTGGGTCAGGGGGGCAGGGTGGACTTTGTGCTGCTCTATAACCCCTGGTGCACCG gtGATGTGGTGTACATGGACAGTGAGGAGAAACTGAGGGAGTACATCTTGGCTCAAGATGGTATCATCTACCGAGGCAGCTGGAAATACCCCATCCCTACACCTTGGAACTATGGCCAG TTTGAGGATGGGATCCTGAATGCCTGTCTGAGAATCCTGGATATGAACCCGAAGTGCCTGCGTAACCCTGGGAAAGACGCTTCAGGGAGGAGAAACCCAATCTATGTGTCCAGAGTCCTCAGTGCCATG GTGAACTGCAATGACGACAAGGGAGTCTTGCTGGGCAGGTGGAATGATGACTATGACGGCGGGGTGAGCCCTCTGTCATGGAAGGGTAGTGTGGAGATCCTCCGGAACTGGGACACAAATGCCTGTCAGCCTGTGCGCTTTGGCCAATGCTGGGTGTTTGCAGCAGTGGCCTGCTCAG TTTCACGAGCCCTGGGCATCCCTTGTCGACTGGTCACCAACTACAATTCAGCCCACGACACCAATAGTGACCTGGTGATAGAGCGCTACGTGGATGAGAACGGACAACTTGTTCAGAAGTCCAGAGACATGATATG gAACTACCACTGCTGGGTCGAGAACTGGATGACCAGACCTGACCTCAAACCAGGTTTTGACGGCTGGCAGGTCATGGACCCCACTCCACAGGAGAAGAGTGAAG GGGTTTACTGCTGTGGCCCTATCCCACTGAAAGCCATCAAGGAGGGCGAGCTCACCTATAAATATGACGCCTCATTTGTTTTTGCGGAGGTCAATGCTGACGTGCACACCTTTATGAAGAGCAAAGATGGCAGCACGAAGAAGATCATCAGCTCCGTCCAAGTGGGGCTGAAGATCAGCACTAAGAGCGTgggcagtgataggagagaggACATTACACACCTGTACAAGTACCCTGAGG GTTCTGACGAGGAAAGGGAGGCCTTTACAAAAGCCAACCACCAGaacaaactactgcagcagcaAGACAATGCTGGCCTGCTTATCGTCATCAAGGTTTCCACGGAGATGAGAAAGGGCTGTGACTTTGACGTGTTTGCCGTGATTACAAACAACACGCCCAATGAGAAGAAGTGCCGTCTGGTGTTCGGCTCCAGAGCTGTGTCCTACAACGGCATTCTGGGAGAGAACTGTGGGTTCAAAGACCTGCTCAACGTACAGTTGGCACCTGGAGAAG AAAAGCGGGTTGCTCTTAGGATGAACTACTCCAAGTATGCAGAGAACCTCACTGAGGACAACTTGATCCGGCTGGCGGCTCTGCTCCTAGACTACAGTACCCAAGAGGCTTACCTCGCTGTGAGGAACGTCGTACTGGTTAACCCCGAGATCAAAGTCAGG ATCCTTGGGGAACCCAAAGAGAACCGTAAGCTGGCGGCTGAGATCACTCTGCAGAACCCTCTCCCAGTACCGCTGCAGAACTGCTGCTTCACCGTGGAGGGGTCCAATCTTACTGGAGGACAGATCTTCACTGAGAG ACTTAACTCCACGGTGGAACCTGGGCAGGATGCCAAGGTCAAAATCTACTTCACGCCCACCCACTCGGGCCTAAGGAAACTGGTGGTCGACTTCGATAGCAATAAGTTGTGTCACGTCAAGGGCTACAGGAACATCATCATCGGAAAATAG